From Callithrix jacchus isolate 240 chromosome 15, calJac240_pri, whole genome shotgun sequence, one genomic window encodes:
- the ADIPOQ gene encoding adiponectin isoform X1: MLLLGAVLLLLALPICGQDTTGEEPGVLLPLPKGACTGWMAGIPGHPGHNGTPGRDGRDGTPGEKGEKGDPGLTGPKGDTGETGVTGAEGPRGFPGVQGRKGEPGESTYVYRSAFSVGLETRVTVPNVPIRFTKIFYNLQNHYDGSTGKFHCNIPGLYYFSYHITVYMKDVKVSLFKKDKAMLFTYDQYQEKNVDQASGSVLLHLEVGDQVWLQVYGEGEHNGLYADNVNDSTFTGFLLYHDTN; this comes from the exons ATGCTGTTGCTGGGAGCTGTTCTACTGCTATTAGCTTTGCCCATTTGTGGCCAGGATACCACAGGTGAAGAGCCAGGAGTCCTGCTTCCTCTGCCCAAGGGGGCCTGCACAGGTTGGATGGCGGGCATCCCAGGGCATCCAGGCCATAATGGGACCCCAGGCCGTGATGGCAGAGATGGCACCCCTGGCGAGAAGGGTGAGAAAGGAGATCCAG GTCTTACTGGTCCTAAGGGAGACACTGGTGAAACTGGTGTAACTGGGGCCGAAGGTCCTCGAGGCTTTCCAGGAGTGCAAGGCAGAAAAGGAGAACCTGGAGAAAGCACATATGTGTACCGCTCAGCATTCAGTGTGGGATTGGAGACCCGGGTTACTGTCCCCAATGTGCCCATTCGCTTTACCAAGATCTTCTACAATCTGCAAAACCACTATGATGGCTCCACTGGTAAGTTCCACTGCAACATTCCTGGGCTGTACTACTTCTCCTACCACATCACAGTCTATATGAAGGATGTGAAGGTCAGCCTCTTCAAGAAGGACAAAGCTATGCTCTTCACCTATGACCAGTACCAAGAAAAGAACGTGGACCAGGCCTCTGGCTCGGTACTCCTGCATCTGGAGGTGGGTGACCAAGTCTGGCTCCAGGTGTATGGGGAAGGAGAGCATAATGGACTCTATGCTGATAATGTCAATGACTCCACCTTCACAGGCTTTCTTCTCTACCATGACACCAACTGA
- the ADIPOQ gene encoding adiponectin isoform X2 — MAGIPGHPGHNGTPGRDGRDGTPGEKGEKGDPGLTGPKGDTGETGVTGAEGPRGFPGVQGRKGEPGESTYVYRSAFSVGLETRVTVPNVPIRFTKIFYNLQNHYDGSTGKFHCNIPGLYYFSYHITVYMKDVKVSLFKKDKAMLFTYDQYQEKNVDQASGSVLLHLEVGDQVWLQVYGEGEHNGLYADNVNDSTFTGFLLYHDTN, encoded by the exons ATGGCGGGCATCCCAGGGCATCCAGGCCATAATGGGACCCCAGGCCGTGATGGCAGAGATGGCACCCCTGGCGAGAAGGGTGAGAAAGGAGATCCAG GTCTTACTGGTCCTAAGGGAGACACTGGTGAAACTGGTGTAACTGGGGCCGAAGGTCCTCGAGGCTTTCCAGGAGTGCAAGGCAGAAAAGGAGAACCTGGAGAAAGCACATATGTGTACCGCTCAGCATTCAGTGTGGGATTGGAGACCCGGGTTACTGTCCCCAATGTGCCCATTCGCTTTACCAAGATCTTCTACAATCTGCAAAACCACTATGATGGCTCCACTGGTAAGTTCCACTGCAACATTCCTGGGCTGTACTACTTCTCCTACCACATCACAGTCTATATGAAGGATGTGAAGGTCAGCCTCTTCAAGAAGGACAAAGCTATGCTCTTCACCTATGACCAGTACCAAGAAAAGAACGTGGACCAGGCCTCTGGCTCGGTACTCCTGCATCTGGAGGTGGGTGACCAAGTCTGGCTCCAGGTGTATGGGGAAGGAGAGCATAATGGACTCTATGCTGATAATGTCAATGACTCCACCTTCACAGGCTTTCTTCTCTACCATGACACCAACTGA